In one window of Mesoplodon densirostris isolate mMesDen1 chromosome 4, mMesDen1 primary haplotype, whole genome shotgun sequence DNA:
- the NKX2-8 gene encoding homeobox protein Nkx-2.8: protein MATSGRLGFTVRRLLDLPEQDAQHLRRREPELRAPGPYATWLESERGHYPSSDESSPEASPRDSSQRPSARPASPGSDAEKRKKRRVLFSKAQTLELERRFRQQRYLSAPEREQLARVLRLTPTQVKIWFQNHRYKLKRARAPGAAEAPDLAAAAEVRAAPGLLRHVVVPVLVRDGQPCGGSGEVGTADARDKSGAPPAAACPLPGYTAFSPGSAFGLFPAYQHLAPPALVSWNW from the exons ATGGCTACCTCTGGACGCCTCGGCTTCACCGTGCGCAGGCTCCTGGACTTACCGGAGCAGGACGCGCAGCACCTGCGGAGGCGGGAGCCCGAGCTACGCGCCCCCGGCCCCTACGCCACCTGGCTGGAATCGGAGCGCGGCCACTACCCCT CCTCGGACGAGAGCAGCCCAGAGGCCAGCCCGCGGGACTCGTCGCAGCGGCCGTCCGCTCGGCCTGCGTCTCCGGGCTCGGACGCCGAGAAGAGGAAGAAGCGGCGGGTGCTGTTCTCCAAGGCGCAGACGCTGGAGTTGGAGCGGCGCTTCCGGCAGCAGCGCTACCTGTCAGCGCCAGAGCGCGAGCAGCTGGCGCGCGTGCTGCGCCTCACGCCCACGCAGGTCAAAATCTGGTTCCAGAACCATCGCTACAAGCTGAAGCGCGCGCGCGCGCCGGGAGCCGCGGAGGCGCCCGACTTGGCAGCGGCGGCCGAGGTGCGCGCCGCGCCCGGCCTGCTGCGCCACGTGGTGGTGCCCGTGCTGGTGCGCGACGGGCAACCGTGCGGCGGGAGCGGCGAAGTGGGCACGGCTGACGCCCGGGACAAGAGCGGCGCGCCCCCCGCAGCCGCCTGCCCTCTGCCAGGCTACACCGCCTTCAGTCCCGGCTCGGCGTTCGGCCTCTTCCCCGCCTACCAGCACTTAGCGCCCCCCGCCCTGGTCTCCTGGAACTGGTGA